Proteins encoded together in one Variovorax paradoxus window:
- the arfB gene encoding alternative ribosome rescue aminoacyl-tRNA hydrolase ArfB, with protein MLRPPILIDPDEVEISAIRAQGAGGQNVNKVSSAVHLRYDIHASSLPADVKERLLALRDSRITQEGVFVLKAQQHRTQEMNRADALARLQAAVDSVATPPRVRRPTKPTYGSKQRRLEGKSQRSQIKNLRGPVRD; from the coding sequence ATGCTCCGCCCACCCATCCTGATCGACCCCGACGAGGTCGAGATCAGCGCCATCCGGGCGCAGGGCGCGGGTGGGCAGAACGTCAACAAGGTGTCGAGCGCGGTTCATCTGCGCTATGACATCCACGCGAGCTCGCTGCCCGCCGACGTGAAGGAGCGGCTGCTCGCGCTGCGCGACAGCCGCATCACGCAAGAGGGCGTCTTCGTGCTGAAGGCGCAGCAGCACCGCACGCAGGAGATGAACCGTGCCGACGCACTGGCGCGCCTGCAGGCCGCGGTCGACAGCGTGGCCACGCCGCCGCGCGTGCGGCGCCCCACCAAGCCCACCTACGGCTCGAAACAGCGCCGGCTCGAGGGCAAGAGCCAGCGCTCGCAGATCAAGAACTTGCGCGGTCCGGTGCGGGACTGA
- a CDS encoding LysR family transcriptional regulator, with protein MKTTIEELVAFRAVVDTGSITAAAEQLSQTVSGISRALSRLEQKLETTLLRRTTRRLELTEEGAAFLLRTRAILDAIDEAEEQLAARRQQPAGRLRVNAASPFMLHAIVPLVPEFRRLFPQISLELDTDDLPIDLLERRTDIAIRIGPLRDSTLHARPLGTHRLRVLASPGYLEARGKPRKAADLADHALLGFTQPESLNRWPLRGVHGDEWTIAPTLSASSGETLRQLALAGVGIVCLSDFMTAADRASGALVQVLSKETVDVRQPVNAVYYRNTQLSARITSFLDFLSQRMA; from the coding sequence ATGAAGACCACCATCGAAGAACTGGTCGCATTCCGCGCCGTGGTGGACACCGGCTCCATCACCGCGGCGGCCGAGCAACTCTCCCAGACGGTGTCGGGCATCAGCCGCGCGCTGAGCCGGCTCGAGCAGAAGCTGGAAACCACGCTGCTGCGGCGGACCACGCGGCGGCTCGAACTCACCGAGGAAGGCGCGGCCTTTCTGCTGCGCACGCGTGCCATCCTCGACGCCATCGACGAGGCCGAAGAGCAGCTTGCCGCGCGCCGGCAGCAGCCCGCCGGACGCTTGCGGGTGAACGCGGCTTCGCCCTTCATGCTGCATGCCATCGTGCCGCTGGTGCCGGAGTTCCGGCGGCTGTTTCCGCAGATCAGCCTCGAGCTGGACACCGACGACCTTCCCATCGACCTGCTGGAGCGGCGCACCGACATTGCAATTCGCATCGGGCCGCTGCGCGACTCCACGCTGCACGCACGCCCGCTCGGCACCCACCGGCTGCGCGTGCTGGCGAGCCCGGGCTATCTGGAGGCGCGAGGAAAACCGCGCAAGGCGGCCGATCTCGCGGACCATGCGCTGCTGGGTTTTACGCAACCCGAATCGCTCAACCGCTGGCCGCTGCGCGGCGTGCACGGGGACGAATGGACGATTGCACCCACGCTCAGCGCATCGAGCGGCGAAACGCTGCGCCAGCTTGCGCTCGCAGGCGTGGGCATCGTCTGCCTGTCCGATTTCATGACCGCCGCCGACCGCGCGAGCGGTGCACTCGTGCAGGTGCTGTCCAAGGAGACGGTCGACGTGCGCCAGCCCGTCAATGCGGTGTATTACCGCAACACGCAGTTGTCGGCGCGGATCACCTCGTTTCTGGACTTTCTCTCGCAGCGCATGGCCTGA
- a CDS encoding DUF3299 domain-containing protein, giving the protein MRALVCRALPAFLLALGALALAGCGPASDSLPAAVGAVQELKWEELIPKNWDPTRRYRDISLESLRDNDPRAVQMLDEMRAVWDNAPVNVALDGTAARLSGFVVPLDNTQGGIREFLLVPYFGACIHTPPPPANQIVHVIAADAVKGLHAMDTVRVSGLLKAARYSSADMGVSGYEIRSASVEALVAAR; this is encoded by the coding sequence ATGAGAGCCCTCGTTTGCCGCGCCTTGCCGGCTTTTCTGCTAGCCCTGGGCGCATTGGCCCTGGCGGGCTGCGGACCGGCCTCAGACAGCCTCCCGGCTGCGGTCGGCGCAGTGCAGGAGCTCAAGTGGGAAGAGCTCATTCCCAAGAACTGGGACCCTACCAGGCGCTACCGCGACATCAGCCTGGAGTCGCTGCGAGACAACGATCCGCGCGCGGTGCAGATGCTCGACGAGATGCGCGCTGTCTGGGACAACGCCCCGGTCAACGTGGCGCTCGACGGCACTGCCGCTCGGCTTTCGGGCTTTGTGGTTCCGCTGGACAACACGCAGGGCGGCATTCGCGAGTTTCTGCTGGTGCCTTACTTCGGCGCCTGCATCCACACGCCGCCGCCGCCCGCCAACCAGATCGTGCACGTGATCGCGGCCGACGCGGTGAAGGGCCTGCATGCAATGGACACAGTGCGGGTCAGCGGGCTGCTGAAGGCGGCGCGCTATTCTTCGGCGGATATGGGCGTGAGCGGCTACGAGATCAGGTCGGCTTCGGTGGAGGCCCTGGTAGCGGCGCGCTGA